In Lewinellaceae bacterium, a single window of DNA contains:
- a CDS encoding alpha/beta hydrolase, with protein MKALRIIGITLAVLLLLAAAALFVGYQRSNLETQSLDETARRQAPGQFIELPDGLVHYQLGGPEAGRVVVLVHGFSVPYYIWEATYQQLVEEGFRVLRYDIYGRGFSARPNVPYEASLYRRQLLGLIEGLQLKTPVHLAGLSFGGPVAADFAIHHPELVDKLALLDPAYQLPAMKIPRWLASLGATLRSEAMAEGQLTDFKDPEAFPGWVEKYKVQMQFKGFRRALLSTLYDYGADIPANYSRLDELDKDILLIWGKEDQTVPFRFSDSIRARLRVEFLPVEGARHLPHLEQPELVNPRIVDFLRKGKSGQSAPRLSVGNPSLYHPAFLEELRALGMHPGYTLREDWMLIEGIPDTIRFPSAILPLDTPVTFYGCREKRCLELQLERLNLTSIRYRLDAKKFGFGYGASEDTVFLSPTFMMAPEVDEEEKSGASYFSTEYAGESKGCQVAVRLGENDEGALVAKVIYQCPEAGKEISLEESPNLYKQ; from the coding sequence ATGAAAGCCCTGAGAATAATCGGGATTACCCTTGCCGTTTTGCTCCTCCTGGCAGCAGCGGCGCTTTTCGTAGGGTACCAGCGCAGCAACCTGGAAACCCAAAGCCTGGACGAAACCGCCCGCCGGCAAGCCCCCGGCCAGTTCATAGAACTGCCCGACGGCCTGGTCCATTACCAACTGGGCGGCCCGGAAGCGGGTAGGGTAGTGGTGCTGGTGCATGGCTTCAGCGTCCCCTATTACATCTGGGAGGCCACTTATCAGCAGTTGGTGGAAGAGGGCTTCCGGGTATTGCGTTACGATATCTACGGGCGAGGCTTCTCCGCCCGGCCCAATGTGCCTTACGAAGCTTCTCTTTACCGCCGCCAGTTGCTGGGCCTGATTGAAGGCCTGCAGCTCAAAACGCCCGTCCACCTGGCCGGCTTGTCCTTCGGGGGGCCGGTAGCCGCCGATTTTGCCATCCACCATCCCGAACTGGTAGACAAACTGGCGCTGTTAGATCCGGCGTATCAATTGCCTGCCATGAAAATACCCCGTTGGCTGGCCTCCCTGGGCGCAACGCTGCGCAGCGAGGCCATGGCCGAAGGGCAGCTGACGGACTTCAAGGACCCCGAAGCGTTTCCGGGCTGGGTGGAAAAGTATAAGGTGCAAATGCAGTTCAAAGGCTTTCGCCGGGCACTTTTGTCTACCCTCTACGATTACGGGGCAGACATCCCAGCCAATTACAGCCGGCTGGATGAATTGGATAAAGACATCTTGCTGATCTGGGGCAAGGAAGACCAAACGGTGCCGTTCCGGTTCAGCGACTCCATCCGCGCCCGCTTGCGGGTAGAATTCCTGCCGGTGGAGGGCGCCCGCCACCTGCCCCATCTGGAACAGCCGGAACTGGTGAACCCGCGGATCGTGGATTTTCTAAGAAAGGGGAAATCCGGCCAATCCGCCCCCCGGCTGTCCGTCGGGAATCCCTCCCTTTACCACCCCGCCTTCCTGGAGGAACTGCGCGCCCTTGGCATGCATCCCGGATATACCCTGCGGGAAGATTGGATGCTCATCGAAGGCATTCCGGATACCATCCGCTTCCCGAGCGCCATTCTACCCCTGGATACTCCCGTCACTTTCTACGGATGCCGGGAAAAGCGCTGCCTGGAGCTTCAGTTGGAGCGGCTCAACCTCACCTCCATCCGCTATCGGCTGGATGCCAAAAAATTCGGCTTCGGATATGGCGCCAGTGAAGACACGGTATTTCTAAGCCCCACCTTCATGATGGCGCCGGAGGTGGATGAAGAGGAAAAGAGCGGGGCTTCCTATTTTTCGACCGAGTATGCGGGGGAAAGCAAAGGCTGTCAGGTGGCCGTCCGCCTGGGAGAAAACGATGAAGGGGCGTTGGTGGCAAAAGTAATCTACCAATGCCCGGAAGCGGGAAAGGAGATCAGCCTGGAAGAAAGCCCCAATCTTTATAAACAATGA